AGTGGATCACGTCGCTTTGCCTCGCGAACGCGGATCACATAGAGGTGCCAGCTGGGCTCTACCCCGACTTCGGTGGTGGGCAATTCGAGCCCGTCGATACCCGCGAAAGCGCTCGAATACTGCGCCGCAATCTCTCGCCGGCGGGCGAGGAACTCGTCGAGTCTGCGCAACTGACTCAGCCCCAGGGCACACAACACATCCGGCAGGCGGTAATTCAACCCCAGATCCTGAACTTCGTAGTAGCCACTGCCGCCCGTCTTGCGGTGCCGCACCGGAACGCGCTCGATTCCGTGGTTACGGAACCGTTCTGCGCGCTCGGCCCAGTCCTCACGAGCGGTAAACACGGCACCGCCTTCAGCGGTCGTCACTCCCTTGACCGGATGGAAGCTGGTGGCCGTGGCATCGGCGAGTTGGGCGACCGAACGGCCCTCGCGTCGGGCGCCCAACGAATGAGCCCCGTCGGAGACGATCGCGACACCTCGGCGTTCGGAAATTGCACGCATGGCTGCGTAGTCTGCCGGATGCCCGGCGTAGTCGACCGGCACGATCAACTTGCAGTCCGGTCCCATCACCGCATCGACGGCCGCGGGATCCAGATTACCCGTGCTCGGATCGACGTCTGCGAAGCGAACCTTGGCGCCGAGATGCAAGGCGCAGCTCGCCGTCGATACAAAAGTCAGGGGTGAGGTCACGATTTCGGCACCCGGACCAAGACCCGCCGCGAAGTAGGCGACGTGCAACGCCGCGCTGCCCGAATTTACGACGACTGCTCGGGGCACGCCCGTCAGCTCTGCGAGTGCGTTCTCGAATTCCTGGACCTTGGGGCCGGTCGTCAGCCAGTCCCCCCGCAGCACTTCGGTCACCGCCTCGATGTCACGCTCGTCGATCGATTGACGGCCATACGGGAGACGGGGCAAATCGCTCATCGCAGGATTCTCCAGAAACGGCCGGACTCAGCCGAACACCGGTATATCTCGTCAGACTGCGAAGTGCGAGTGCCGCAGTGTCGAACTCGACGAGAAGTACGACAAAGCAGATGAGAAGCTAGAAACGAATCAAGGCACCCACACGAATCTGATCTTGACCATCCAGAATCGCAACCTCGTTCTCGATCACCGTCTTGGTGTGGAACCCATAGCCCACGTCCACGAAGAGACCGAACGGATCGAAGATCAACAGGTCCACGCCGCCGCCGACTCGAATCAAAAAGCGGTTCTCGCTTCTTCCGCCCACGTCGACACCTCCGAAAC
This sequence is a window from Myxococcales bacterium. Protein-coding genes within it:
- the pseC gene encoding UDP-4-amino-4,6-dideoxy-N-acetyl-beta-L-altrosamine transaminase, giving the protein MSDLPRLPYGRQSIDERDIEAVTEVLRGDWLTTGPKVQEFENALAELTGVPRAVVVNSGSAALHVAYFAAGLGPGAEIVTSPLTFVSTASCALHLGAKVRFADVDPSTGNLDPAAVDAVMGPDCKLIVPVDYAGHPADYAAMRAISERRGVAIVSDGAHSLGARREGRSVAQLADATATSFHPVKGVTTAEGGAVFTAREDWAERAERFRNHGIERVPVRHRKTGGSGYYEVQDLGLNYRLPDVLCALGLSQLRRLDEFLARRREIAAQYSSAFAGIDGLELPTTEVGVEPSWHLYVIRVREAKRRDPLFDRLRAEGLGVQVHYRPVHLHPLFEDLGFTPGSCPVAEDYAARAISLPIFPAMGDDDLERVIEILDRSVRDLLV